The Thermosinus carboxydivorans Nor1 DNA segment CCAGGTAAGCTCCAGATGGCACTTGCCGCAAATGTCAAGCCGCTGTAAGACACACACAACAAGGCGATGGCCACCACGTCAGACTGGGTCAGTCCGGCGAAAGCAATGGACGTAGCAAGAGTCATGCCGCCTACCAGATTGATTTTACGCGCTTTGTTCAGCGACCCGGTTTTAGCGTACATATAATCAGTGAAGATGCCGCCGGCCCACTGAGCCAAGATTCCGCACAACGGAGGCAACATGGCTACCCAGCCCATTTTCATCAGGGTCATGCCGCGCTCTTGTACCAAATAAGTCGGGAACCAGGTAATAAAGAAATAAATTGCATAGTTAAGCATGAAAAAGCCGAGGCACATGGCGATAACATTACGATAACGTAATAATTGGTACCATTTAAGAGGTTGGACATTGTCAATACCATCTTTTTTCGCTTGGCCGTCACGGATATATTTCAGTTCGGCAGCATTAATGTACTTGTGTTTTTCCGGATCCTGGTAATAAGCCCACCAGGCAACAACCCAGAAAATACCGAGCGCACCGCAGATAACAAAGGCAACTTGCCAACCGTACGTAGCTACAATCCAGGCCACCAACGGCATGGTAAACGCTGTGCCGAATTTGGAACCGCTGTCAAATAAAGCAGTAATCCTGCCCCGCTCACGGTCAGGGAACCATTTGGCAGTAATCCCGGCGTTGCAGGGGTATGCGCCTGCCTCACCAATTCCCATAAACACCCGCGCCAAAATGAAACCGGCAGGTGTTTTGGCTATAGCAGTAGCTACAGTGGCAAGTGACCACCATAGTACGGAAATGGCCAGAGCAAGACGTTGACCGATTTTGTCAGCTAGCCAGCCGGCAGGAATCTGGAATGCGGCATAACTCCAGAAGAAAGCTGACATAATAATTCCCATTTCCCCCGGGCCAATATGCAAATCCTTTATAATAGCAGGAGCCGCAGCAGACATTACAGTGCGGTCAAGATAATTGATAACAATTGCCATCCACATGAGTATACCAATATAAAAACGGATATGAGTCTTTTTTTGCGAAGTATCGTTCACGTTTTTCGCCTCACTAACCTTTTTGTTGATCTGAACACAAAATTCTCAATGCTAAGTTGTTAAATGTTGATTGACTGTTTTTTCAACATTCCTCCTTTTAAGCACTTTCGTCGAATTGTTGGCAAATGCATTTATCCCTCCTTTCAAAAAGGCATTTATGCAATAAAGTTGGTAGTTGTTAAATAATTACAAATAACAATCTATTATTAAAATATATTAAATATTACTAAAATATCTTGAGGATAAACAAGCATTGCTTGTTTATCACAAATCAGCCGACAGTGTGAAACGGTTTCTGAGTTGTTAAAATAACTGCCATTTAATCATGCGTTTTTCCCATTTCACTCCGTTGAAAATTGGCAATCATGCTGAACTGTTCTTGCAGATTCCAATAGACCTGTTCATAGATCGAGTAGAGTTTCTCATATGTTTCATAATTATTTTGATTAGGGACAAAGGTCTTTTTAATCCCTACCATGTCGACGGCTACATCGATGCTCGGCAGCAGACCCAAAGTATAAAAACCTAAAATCGCCGCACCAAAAGCTGCTCCTTCTTCCACATTAGGCAAGGAGATCTCGCGGCCAAGCACATCGGACAAGATTTGCAGCCATACTTCCGAACGGGTAAAACTGCCGCTGACGCGAATTTCCTCCGCCTTACCGGTAATTTCTTCCAACGAAAGTAAAACGCTTTTCATCCGGTAACAAATGCCTTCCAAAACAGCGCGAATAATGTGGCGTTTGTCGTGGTTTAGGGTCAACCCGAATAACACGCCTCTGGCATCTGCGTTCCAGTATGGTGCACGCTCGCCGGTAAAGAACGGCAGTAAAATCAGTCCGTTAGCGCCGGCAGGTACTTTTTGGGCATAAGTAGCAAGCAGACTATAGGAGTCAAGACCTAATTTTTCCGCTACCCGCTGTTCGGTTTCAGCGAATTTATCTCTAACCCAGCGGAAAGATATCCCGCCGTTATTGATGGCTCCTCCCAGCATCCAGCGTCCGTCTGCTAGATTATAGCACCACGTTCTGCCTTTTTCATCCGTTTTAGGCTGGTCTGCCGCCATCCGGATTGCGCCGCTGGTTCCGATGGTAATGTTGATTTGTCCGGCTTTTACCGCACCGACCCCCACATTGGCCATCATGCCGTCACCGGCACCGATGATGACAGGCAACCCGGCCGGCAGTCCCAGTTTTTGCGCAATTGCGGGCTGTAATGAGTGCTGTGTTGTTGTTGAAACTACCGCAGGCATTTTTTCTTGCGAAATGCCTAGAATATCTAAAACTTCCGGGTCCCATTCCAGGGTGAACAGGTTGTACATCCCGCTGCCGCTGGCGATCGATCGATCCACCACGCGCTTGCCTGTCAACCGGTGAAATATGTAGTCTTTTATCGAACCAAACCAAGTCACTCTCTTAAATAACTCCGGCTGCTGCTTTTTGAGCCAGTATATTTTAAGCAATGAATACATAGGATGCAACGGACAGCCGGTACGCCGGTACAACGCTTTGGCATCCAGTTTTTGCTTTAACTCTTCCAGATAAATTTGGCCCCGCGTATCCGCCCAAGTCATTAACCGGCTTAACGGACGCCCGTCTTCGCCAATGGCTAAAAAACTGTGCAGTACTGAACTGAAAGCAATCCCTCTAATTTGTGCGGCTTCATCGCCAAGCAGCCTTACTGTTCTGGAAATGACAGCCTCCATGGCCATCATAATGGTATCTGCATCCTGTTCGGCAATTCCTGATTGATCGGTAAAAAGCGGGTATTCTTCTGTTGCCACGGCAGTAGAACTGCCGTCCAGGCGGTAAGCCACCGAACGAATCCCTGTTGTGCCGATATCCACACCCAGCATAATGGGTTGTATCATTATACACCACCACCTTAATTTAGTTACATTAAGTATTACAGTAAAAGATTACAACCTATTTTGCCGCTTACCGTTCTTCCACTTCCGGCCTTGCCAGCTGCCTGACAGCCCCTTGCGCCGATGAAGTGGCATGCTGCCTGTATAGATTTAAAAGTAAACTTCCGCAGTCCTGTCCGCCTTGGGCTTGCTGTTTTGCTTGTCTTGCAGCCAGTTCCTGCTCGGTTACGTGCCACTGCATCGTACGCTTGTCTATTTAGGTTTGAGTAGTTGTTTACGCCAGGGGTGATTATGAGGCTGGAAAATAGAAGAAGACATCACCTTCTTTCCCCGGGACGAGTAATCAAAAAATGATTATCCAGAGGTGATGTTTTCATGGATATTGTTCGTGCTGTCTGTTCTGTAATCCTTCATGTCGTTAAAAATATTTTTAATATTGCACTGAAAAATTGAAAATGTTTTCAATGCTACGCCGGGTAAAATGGACTTTCAAAGTTTCGAATGTCAACTACACGAAAAACTCCACGAAGTTGGCTGTGAAATCATAAAACAGGTTTTAGAAGAGCTAGACCAACAAATCAAACAAGATAAAATAAAACGTCCGGGGTGGGTGGTTTGTCGCAATGGCGACATAAAAGAAGTGGTAACCTGTTTTGGTCCTGTAAGATATAAAAGAACTTACCACAAGCATAAAGAGACCGGACAATACGTTTACCTTGTCGATGAACAAGTAGACTATACACCTCATATGCGAGTAGATCAAAACGTCAAGGCGAAACTGATTGAACATGCAGCAGATATGTCCTACCGTAAAAGTGCCGAAAAGTAAGTGCAGAGTGTGGCGGGGGCGCGCTAAGCGGATAGACTGTTTTACGGGCAGTTCGCGAATTTAAAGAGCCCATACGCCCGCACAAAGCCGTACAGTAATACAAACGCTCTATATCGAATCCAATGTTATGTTAACTTGTCTTGAGGATGTATGTCTTCTAAGAAATCCTATAGTGTCTTGACACTATCGCAGTATGCCAAGAATATATTGGCATATATGGCAATATACTATTTCTGTATATATTAGTTAAATACTGGGAATAATGTGGACAAAATCCAGGAAGACTAATCTTCATTGACAGTTACTATATTTTTAAGTTATAATGTTTAAATTGCGAAAGGAGGGGTTGCATGAGTGCTGATCACTCCGTTTGGCCGTACAGGCTGCGGTGCCTGTTGGCCGGACGCTGCAAAACAGCGCTTTTGGTGGCGCTGCTTGCTATATCGCTACTTGTGACCGGCTTTATATGGGCTTACAAAAAGGTTCATGTTGTCGCAGACGGACGCACTATCGTTATGCGCACCTTACATAGCACTGCAGAAGAAGTTTTAACGCAAGCCGGGATATACCTGGGCCCCAAAGACGAGTACCGCTTGTCAACACCCGCGCTGCAAGACGGCACGGTTATCGAGGTGTACCGGGCCGTGCCGGTTACGGTCGTCTACCAAGGCAAGACCGACGTCGTTCTGACCGGCAAGCCTACGGTCGGGGAAATACTTGATACCATCGGTATTCCCCGCGACAATGTAAAGGTGGCGCCGGGCAGGGATGTCCGCCCAACGGCCGGGATGACGATCAAAGTGGTCACGGTCACGGAGAAACTAGTTCAGAAGGAAGTCGAAATGCCTTATCCGGTGGTTCGCCAGCCTGACGCCAGGCTGGAAAAAGGCGACGAGGAGATGGTGGCGGACGGCGAGCCCGGCCTTAAGCTGGCTACCGTCAAACTGCGCTACGAGGACGGTGAACTGGCCGGCAGTGAGACGCTAAGCGAACAGGTGGTGCGCGAACCCAAACCACAGATAATTCATGTGGGAACCCGGGATACCATTGAAACGTCGCGCGGCACCCTGCGGTTCAAGCGTGTCCAGTGGATGGA contains these protein-coding regions:
- a CDS encoding MFS transporter, producing MNDTSQKKTHIRFYIGILMWMAIVINYLDRTVMSAAAPAIIKDLHIGPGEMGIIMSAFFWSYAAFQIPAGWLADKIGQRLALAISVLWWSLATVATAIAKTPAGFILARVFMGIGEAGAYPCNAGITAKWFPDRERGRITALFDSGSKFGTAFTMPLVAWIVATYGWQVAFVICGALGIFWVVAWWAYYQDPEKHKYINAAELKYIRDGQAKKDGIDNVQPLKWYQLLRYRNVIAMCLGFFMLNYAIYFFITWFPTYLVQERGMTLMKMGWVAMLPPLCGILAQWAGGIFTDYMYAKTGSLNKARKINLVGGMTLATSIAFAGLTQSDVVAIALLCVSYSGLTFAASAIWSLPGDIAPRNMTSVLAGIQNAFSNCGGILGPIVTGYIIATSGSFIPALIVSGTCCFIGAMVYLFMLKDIKPIEV
- a CDS encoding gluconokinase — encoded protein: MIQPIMLGVDIGTTGIRSVAYRLDGSSTAVATEEYPLFTDQSGIAEQDADTIMMAMEAVISRTVRLLGDEAAQIRGIAFSSVLHSFLAIGEDGRPLSRLMTWADTRGQIYLEELKQKLDAKALYRRTGCPLHPMYSLLKIYWLKKQQPELFKRVTWFGSIKDYIFHRLTGKRVVDRSIASGSGMYNLFTLEWDPEVLDILGISQEKMPAVVSTTTQHSLQPAIAQKLGLPAGLPVIIGAGDGMMANVGVGAVKAGQINITIGTSGAIRMAADQPKTDEKGRTWCYNLADGRWMLGGAINNGGISFRWVRDKFAETEQRVAEKLGLDSYSLLATYAQKVPAGANGLILLPFFTGERAPYWNADARGVLFGLTLNHDKRHIIRAVLEGICYRMKSVLLSLEEITGKAEEIRVSGSFTRSEVWLQILSDVLGREISLPNVEEGAAFGAAILGFYTLGLLPSIDVAVDMVGIKKTFVPNQNNYETYEKLYSIYEQVYWNLQEQFSMIANFQRSEMGKTHD
- a CDS encoding UPF0236 family transposase-like protein, giving the protein MDFQSFECQLHEKLHEVGCEIIKQVLEELDQQIKQDKIKRPGWVVCRNGDIKEVVTCFGPVRYKRTYHKHKETGQYVYLVDEQVDYTPHMRVDQNVKAKLIEHAADMSYRKSAEK
- a CDS encoding 3D domain-containing protein yields the protein MSADHSVWPYRLRCLLAGRCKTALLVALLAISLLVTGFIWAYKKVHVVADGRTIVMRTLHSTAEEVLTQAGIYLGPKDEYRLSTPALQDGTVIEVYRAVPVTVVYQGKTDVVLTGKPTVGEILDTIGIPRDNVKVAPGRDVRPTAGMTIKVVTVTEKLVQKEVEMPYPVVRQPDARLEKGDEEMVADGEPGLKLATVKLRYEDGELAGSETLSEQVVREPKPQIIHVGTRDTIETSRGTLRFKRVQWMEATAYNPTDGAPHGLTATGIPARRGIVAVDPNVIPLGTRVYIPNYGLALAADVGGAIVGNKIDLCMEGYEEAWKFGRRMVKVYILD